One Camelina sativa cultivar DH55 chromosome 3, Cs, whole genome shotgun sequence genomic window carries:
- the LOC104772293 gene encoding serine/threonine-protein phosphatase 2A 65 kDa regulatory subunit A gamma isoform-like, whose protein sequence is MSMADEPLYPIAVLIDELKNDDIQLRLNSIRRLSIIARALGEERTRKELIPFLSENNDDDDEVLLAMAEELGVFIPYVGGVEHAHVLLPPLETLSTVEETCVREKAVESLCRIGSQMRENDLVEHFFPLAKRLSGGEWFTARVSACGIFHIAYPSAPDQLKAELRSIYSQLCQDDMPMVRRAAATNLGKFAATIESAHLKTDIMSMFEDLTQDDQDSVRLLAVEGCAALGKLLEPQDCVTHILPVIVNFSQDKSWRVRYMVANQLYELCEAVGPEPTRTDLVPAYVRLLRDNEAEVRIAAAGKVTKFCRILNPELAIQHILPCVKELSSDSSQHVRSALASVIMGMAPVLGKDATIEHLLPIFLSLLKDEFPDVRLNIISKLDQVNQVIGIDLLSQSLLPAIVELAEDRHWRVRLAIIEYIPLLASQLGVGFFDDKLGALCMQWLQDKVHSIREAAANNLKRLAEEFGPEWAMQHIVPQVLEMINNPHYLYRMTILRAVSLLAPVMGSEITCSRLLPAVITASKDRVPNIKFNVAKMMQSLIPIVDQSVVENMIRPCLVELSEDPDVDVRFFANQALQSIDNLMMSS, encoded by the exons ATGTCTATGGCTGATGAGCCTCTGTACCCGATTGCTGTGCTAATAGACGAGCTGAAAAACGATGATATTCAGCTTAGATTGAACTCTATTAGACGGCTTTCTATCATTGCTCGTGCCCTTGGAGAGGAGAGGACAAGAAAGGAGTTGATCCCATTTCTTAGTGAAAacaatgacgatgatgatgaggtgCTTCTGGCCATGGCGGAAGAGTTGGGTGTTTTTATTCCTTACGTAGGAGGCGTTGAGCATGCACATGTTTTGCTTCCACCGCTGGAGACTCTCTCGACGGTTGAGGAAACTTGTGTGAGGGAAAAAGCTGTAGAGTCACTTTGCAGAATTGGTTCTCAGATGAGGGAGAATGACTTGGTTGAGCATTTCTTCCCTCTGGCTAAG CGACTTTCAGGTGGTGAGTGGTTCACAGCCAGGGTATCAGCATGCGGGATTTTTCATATTGCATACCCAAGTGCTCCAGATCAGCTAAAGGCGGAGCTAAGATCAATATACAGTCAGCTGTGTCAAGATGACATGCCAATGGTGCGCAGAGCTGCAGCAACGAATTTGGGGAAGTTTGCTGCTACAATTGAATCAGCTCATTTGAAGACTGACATTATGTCCATGTTTGAGGATCTTACGCAAGATG ATCAAGATTCAGTTAGATTATTGGCTGTTGAGGGTTGTGCTGCTCTTGGGAAATTGTTGGAGCCCCAGGACTGTGTCACACACATTCTTCCTGTAATTGTCAATTTCTCGCAG GATAAGTCATGGCGTGTGCGTTATATGGTTGCAAATCAGCTCTATGAACTTTGTGAAGCTGTAGGACCAGAGCCAACTAG GACGGATTTGGTGCCTGCATATGTTCGTCTACTTCGTGATAATGAGGCTGAAGTTCGGATAGCAGCTGCTGGAAAGGTTACCAAGTTTTGTCGCATTTTAAACCCTGAACTCGCGATCCAGCACATCCTTCCCTGTGTAAAG GAATTATCGTCAGACTCTTCTCAGCACGTCAGATCTGCATTGGCCTCAGTTATAATGGGGATGGCTCCAGTCTTGGGTAAG GATGCAACAATTGAGCATCTTCTCCCAATATTTCTTTCTCTATTGAAGGACGAATTTCCTGATGTACGCTTAAACATTATCAGCAAACTTGACCAAGTGAACCAG GTCATTGGGATTGATCTACTATCACAATCTTTATTGCCAGCCATCGTAGAACTTGCTGAAGACAGGCATTGGAGGGTACGTCTGGCTATAATTGAGTATATTCCATTGTTGGCCAGCCAATTAGGTGTAGGCTTCTTTGACGATAAGCTTGGTGCTCTTTGCATGCAATGGTTACAAGACAAG GTTCACTCAATCCGTGAAGCTGCTGCGAACAATCTTAAGCGTCTTGCTGAAGAGTTTGGTCCTGAATGGGCAATGCAGCATATAGTTCCTCAG GTTCTAGAGATGATCAACAATCCGCACTATCTATACCGGATGACGATTCTTCGTGCAGTATCGCTTCTCGCGCCAGTAATGGGATCCGAGATCACATGTTCCAGACTCTTGCCTGCGGTGATAACCGCATCTAAAGACAG AGTTCCAAACATCAAGTTTAACGTCGCCAAAATGATGCAATCCCTCATTCCGATAGTTGACCAATCG GTTGTGGAGAACATGATACGGCCATGTTTGGTGGAGCTAAGTGAAGACCCAGACGTTGATGTACGGTTCTTCGCAAATCAAGCTCTCCAGTCTATTGACAATTTGATGATGTCTAgctaa
- the LOC104772311 gene encoding homologous-pairing protein 2 homolog, whose product MAPKSDNTESIVLNFVNEQNRPLNTQNAADALQKFNLKKTAVQKALDSLADSGTITFKEYGEQKIYIARQDQFEIPNNEELAQMKEDNANLQEQLQEKKKTITEVESEIKSLQSNLTLEEIQEKDTKLRKEVKEMEEKLIKLREGITLVRPEDKKAVEDMYADKINQWRKRKRMFRDIWDTVTENFPRDIKEFKEELGIEYDEDVGLSFQAYSDLIQHGKKRGRGQ is encoded by the exons ATGGCTCCTAAATCGGATAATACAGAAA GTATCGTACTCAACTTTGTAAACGAG CAAAACCGACCTCTGAACACACAAAACGCAGCTGATGCTTTGCAAAAGTTTAACCTTAAGAAGACTGCAGTACAGAAGGCACTTGATAGCCTTGCTGATTCCGGGACAATCACATTCAAAGAGTATGGTGAGCAGAAGATTTACATTGCTAGACAAGACCAGTTTGAGATCCCAAACAATGAAGAGCTTGCTCAGATGAAAGAAGACAATGCCAATCTTCAAGAACAGCtccaggagaagaagaaaactatcACTGAAGTTGAGTCAG AAATCAAGAGCTTGCAGTCTAACTTGACACTAGAGGAGATACAAGAGAAAGATACCAAACTAAGGAAAGAG GTTAAGGAAATGGAAGAGAAACTAATCAAACTACGTGAAGGGATTACATTGGTGAGGCCAGAAGACAAAAAGGCTGTTGAAGATATGTACGCGGATAAGATTAATCAGTGGCGTAAGCGTAAGAGGATGTTCAGAGACATTTGGGATACTGTAACAGAGAATTTCCCCAGAGATATTAAGGAATTTAAG GAGGAGCTTGGAATTGAATATGATGAAGATGTGGGTCTAAGTTTCCAGGCATATTCTGACCTAATTCAACATGGTAAAAAGAGGGGCAGAGGACAGTAA